A single region of the Kryptolebias marmoratus isolate JLee-2015 linkage group LG10, ASM164957v2, whole genome shotgun sequence genome encodes:
- the ppm1aa gene encoding protein phosphatase 1A isoform X2 codes for MGAFLDKPKMEKYNSHGDGNNMRYGLSSMQGWRVEMEDAHTAVIGLPHGLDLWSFFAVYDGHAGSQVAKYCCEHLLEHITSNPDFQNALQEETNVDSVKNGIRTGFLQIDEHMRTISEKKHGVDRSGSTAVGVMISPSHIYFINCGDSRGLLSRGGAVHFFTQDHKPNNPLEKERIQNAGGSVMIQRVNGSLAVSRALGDFDYKCVHGKGPTEQLVSPEPEVYAIERCDGEDEFIILACDGIWDVMANEELCDFVRSRLEVTEDLEKVSNEIVDTCLYKGSRDNMSVVLICFPGAPKVSPEAVKREAELDKYLEGRVEEIIKKQEGVPDLVHIMRILASESIPNLPPGGELASKRSVIEAVYNKLNPYRSDDTDSASTDDMW; via the exons ATGGGAGCATTTCTGGACAAACCAAAGATGGAAAAATACAATTCCCATGGTGATGGTAACAACATGAGGTATGGGCTGAGCAGCATGCAGGGTTGGAGGGTTGAAATGGAGGATGCACACACAGCAGTAATCGGTCTGCCTCATGGTCTCGACCTCTGGTCATTTTTTGCCGTTTACGATGGGCATGCCGGCTCTCAGGTGGCCAAGTACTGCTGTGAGCACCTCCTTGAGCACATCACTAGCAACCCAGACTTCCAGAATGCTCTACAGGAGGAAACCAACGTAGATAGCGTGAAGAATGGAATCCGCACGGGGTTCTTGCAGATCGACGAACACATGCGAACCATCTCTGAGAAGAAGCATGGTGTCGACCGCAGCGGCTCCACTGCAGTAGGGGTGATGATTTCTCCAAGCCATATCTACTTTATCAATTGTGGTGACTCTCGGGGTCTCCTGAGCAGAGGGGGAGCTGTGCACTTCTTCACACAGGATCACAAACCCAACAACCCCCTTGAGAAGGAGAGAATCCAGAATGCTGGTGGCTCAGTTATGATCCAGCGGGTTAATGGGTCTCTAGCTGTCTCCAGAGCCCTGGGAGACTTCGACTACAAGTGTGTGCATGGAAAAGGCCCAACAGAGCAGCTCGTTTCTCCAGAACCTGAAGTGTATGCAATAGAAAGATGCGATGGGGAAGATGAATTCATAATACTAGCTTGTGATGGCATCTGGGATGTCATGGCCAATGAGGAACTCTGTGACTTTGTGAGGTCAAGGCTAGAGGTTACAGAGGATCTTGAAAAAGTCAGCAACGAAATTGTCGACACCTGCTTATACAAG ggaAGCCGTGACAATATGAGTGTTGTGTTAATTTGCTTTCCTGGGGCTCCAAAGGTTTCTCCAGAAGCAGTGAAAAGAGAGGCTGAGCTGGACAAATATCTCGAGGGCAGAGTAGAAG AGATAATCAAAAAGCAGGAGGGTGTCCCGGATTTGGTTCATATTATGCGGATATTAGCATCTGAGAGCATCCCAAACCTTCCTCCAGGCGGAGAACTGGCAAGCAA ACGAAGTGTTATTGAGGCGGTGTACAACAAACTTAACCCATACAGAAGTGATGACACT GACTCTGCATCCACAGACGACATGTGGTAA
- the ppm1aa gene encoding protein phosphatase 1A isoform X1, translating into MGAFLDKPKMEKYNSHGDGNNMRYGLSSMQGWRVEMEDAHTAVIGLPHGLDLWSFFAVYDGHAGSQVAKYCCEHLLEHITSNPDFQNALQEETNVDSVKNGIRTGFLQIDEHMRTISEKKHGVDRSGSTAVGVMISPSHIYFINCGDSRGLLSRGGAVHFFTQDHKPNNPLEKERIQNAGGSVMIQRVNGSLAVSRALGDFDYKCVHGKGPTEQLVSPEPEVYAIERCDGEDEFIILACDGIWDVMANEELCDFVRSRLEVTEDLEKVSNEIVDTCLYKGSRDNMSVVLICFPGAPKVSPEAVKREAELDKYLEGRVEEIIKKQEGVPDLVHIMRILASESIPNLPPGGELASKRSVIEAVYNKLNPYRSDDTDPVILFFRGFS; encoded by the exons ATGGGAGCATTTCTGGACAAACCAAAGATGGAAAAATACAATTCCCATGGTGATGGTAACAACATGAGGTATGGGCTGAGCAGCATGCAGGGTTGGAGGGTTGAAATGGAGGATGCACACACAGCAGTAATCGGTCTGCCTCATGGTCTCGACCTCTGGTCATTTTTTGCCGTTTACGATGGGCATGCCGGCTCTCAGGTGGCCAAGTACTGCTGTGAGCACCTCCTTGAGCACATCACTAGCAACCCAGACTTCCAGAATGCTCTACAGGAGGAAACCAACGTAGATAGCGTGAAGAATGGAATCCGCACGGGGTTCTTGCAGATCGACGAACACATGCGAACCATCTCTGAGAAGAAGCATGGTGTCGACCGCAGCGGCTCCACTGCAGTAGGGGTGATGATTTCTCCAAGCCATATCTACTTTATCAATTGTGGTGACTCTCGGGGTCTCCTGAGCAGAGGGGGAGCTGTGCACTTCTTCACACAGGATCACAAACCCAACAACCCCCTTGAGAAGGAGAGAATCCAGAATGCTGGTGGCTCAGTTATGATCCAGCGGGTTAATGGGTCTCTAGCTGTCTCCAGAGCCCTGGGAGACTTCGACTACAAGTGTGTGCATGGAAAAGGCCCAACAGAGCAGCTCGTTTCTCCAGAACCTGAAGTGTATGCAATAGAAAGATGCGATGGGGAAGATGAATTCATAATACTAGCTTGTGATGGCATCTGGGATGTCATGGCCAATGAGGAACTCTGTGACTTTGTGAGGTCAAGGCTAGAGGTTACAGAGGATCTTGAAAAAGTCAGCAACGAAATTGTCGACACCTGCTTATACAAG ggaAGCCGTGACAATATGAGTGTTGTGTTAATTTGCTTTCCTGGGGCTCCAAAGGTTTCTCCAGAAGCAGTGAAAAGAGAGGCTGAGCTGGACAAATATCTCGAGGGCAGAGTAGAAG AGATAATCAAAAAGCAGGAGGGTGTCCCGGATTTGGTTCATATTATGCGGATATTAGCATCTGAGAGCATCCCAAACCTTCCTCCAGGCGGAGAACTGGCAAGCAA ACGAAGTGTTATTGAGGCGGTGTACAACAAACTTAACCCATACAGAAGTGATGACACT
- the dhrs7 gene encoding dehydrogenase/reductase SDR family member 7, giving the protein MDWCITYALWYVIPFYFLVHFVCFIFADADFTLLRASLMGHKPETKLKGLVVWVTGASSGIGEELAYQLAKCGSRLILSARREEELQRVKQHCLDNSNLKDEDVLVLPLDLLERTSHEEKTNTAIQYFGHIDVLINNGGRSQRSLFLETSVEVCEALMELNFLGTVSLTKQVLPHMTQRGRGSIVTVSSVVGLVGAPLSTGYAASKHALQGFFNSLRTELTDFPKILISTVCPGPVQSQIVNNAFTEELNRPLATVGSQEHKMPTSRCVHLMLVGVANGVKEMWIAQQPFLLFYYAWQYAPTFAWVITDWIGRKRVQNFKFGVDADSAYFTKPKTS; this is encoded by the exons ATGGACTGGTGCATAACGTATGCCCTGTGGTATGTCATACCATTTTATTTCCTCGTTCACTtcgtgtgttttatttttgcagatgcAGATTTTACTCTGCTGCGGGCGAGTCTGATGGGACACAAACCAG AAACCAAGCTAAAAGGCCTGGTGGTGTGGGTCACTGGAGCCTCCAGTGGAATTGGAGAAGAGCTCGCCTATCAGCTGGCGAAGTGTGGCTCACGTCTCATCCTGTCTGCTCGCCGGGAGGAGGAACTGCAGAGAGTGAAACAACATTGTTTAG ACAATTCCAACCTCAAGGACGAGGATGTTCTTGTTCTTCCACTTGACTTGTTGGAGAGGACTTCGcatgaggagaaaacaaacactgcgATTCAGTACTTTGGGCAT ATTGATGTCCTGATCAATAATGGCGGTCGAAGTCAGCGCTCTCTGTTCTTGGAGACCAGTGTGGAGGTGTGCGAGGCACTGATGGAGCTCAACTTCCTCGGGACGGTCTCTCTGACCAAACAGGTGCTGCCGCACATgacacagagaggcagagggagTATTGTGACTGTCAGCAGCGTAGTCGGCCTCGTTGGGGCACCCCTGTCAACAGGATACGCTGCAAGCAAGCATGCTCTTCAG GGTTTCTTCAATTCCCTTCGAACCGAGCTGACAGACTTCCCAAAAATACTTATAAGCACAGTGTGTCCGGGGCCGGTTCAGTCTCAGATTGTCAACAATGCCTTCACAGAGGAGCTGAACAGG CCCTTGGCCACAGTTGGCAGCCAGGAACACAAGATGCCGACGAGTCGCTGTGTGCACTTAATGCTGGTGGGAGTCGCCAACGGTGTCAAGGAAATGTGGATTGCTCAGCAGCCCTTCCTCCTGTTTTACTACGCCTGGCAGTATGCGCCCACGTTTGCCTGGGTCATCACAGACTGGATAGGCAGGAAACGAgtacaaaactttaaattcgGTGTG GATGCAGACTCTGCATACTTCACTAAACCAAAGACCTCCTGA